Proteins from a genomic interval of Kitasatospora kifunensis:
- a CDS encoding ABC transporter permease — MIRFACAGLAANKVRSALTMLGVLIGVASVILLLAVGNGSSAAVKNSITSLGTNSLTVSSGAGGGARTASTVKKLTVDDARALANPSAAPDIKSVAPVVTTTASAVYGNISYTPGSVIGTYPAYFETANEKIAQGDYFSADDVLNSRKVAVIGSTTAQQLFDTEDPVGKTISLGGTPLTVVGVLQTKGATGFTDPDDVVIAPLPTVQNAFTGFSSVSQILVQATSADTTTQAQNEITQILMGTHSLTDPTKLDFRVSNQTSLLTARESTSQTFTVLLGAVAAISLLVGGIGITNIMLVTVTERTREIGIRKALGAPKAVILGQFLAESTLLSVLGAGLGVAVGLFGSHFSVVGIKPVVIPSSVLGAFGIAVAIGLFFGSYPANRAASLRPIDALRHE, encoded by the coding sequence ATGATCCGCTTCGCCTGTGCGGGCCTGGCCGCCAACAAGGTGCGCTCCGCGCTCACCATGCTCGGCGTGCTGATCGGTGTCGCCTCGGTGATCCTGCTGCTGGCGGTCGGCAACGGCTCCTCGGCCGCGGTGAAGAACTCGATCACCTCGCTCGGCACCAACTCGCTGACCGTCTCCTCGGGCGCCGGCGGCGGTGCCCGCACGGCGAGCACGGTCAAGAAGCTCACCGTGGACGACGCCCGCGCGCTGGCCAACCCGAGCGCGGCCCCCGACATCAAGTCGGTGGCGCCGGTGGTCACCACCACCGCCAGCGCCGTCTACGGGAACATCTCGTACACCCCGGGCTCGGTGATCGGCACCTACCCGGCCTACTTCGAGACCGCCAACGAGAAGATCGCCCAGGGCGACTACTTCAGCGCCGACGACGTGCTCAACTCGCGCAAGGTCGCGGTGATCGGCTCCACCACCGCGCAGCAGCTGTTCGACACCGAGGACCCGGTCGGCAAGACGATCAGCCTCGGCGGCACCCCGCTGACCGTGGTCGGCGTGCTGCAGACCAAGGGCGCCACCGGGTTCACCGACCCGGACGACGTGGTGATCGCACCGCTGCCGACCGTGCAGAACGCGTTCACCGGGTTCAGCTCGGTCAGCCAGATCCTGGTGCAGGCCACCTCGGCCGACACCACCACGCAGGCGCAGAACGAGATCACCCAGATCCTGATGGGGACGCACTCGCTGACCGACCCCACCAAGCTCGACTTCCGGGTGAGCAACCAGACCTCGCTGCTCACCGCCCGGGAGAGCACCAGCCAGACCTTCACCGTGCTGCTCGGTGCGGTGGCCGCGATCTCGCTGCTGGTCGGCGGGATCGGGATCACCAACATCATGCTGGTCACGGTGACCGAGCGGACCCGGGAGATCGGCATCCGCAAGGCGCTGGGCGCACCGAAGGCCGTGATCCTGGGCCAGTTCCTCGCCGAGTCGACCCTGCTCTCGGTGCTGGGTGCCGGGCTCGGGGTGGCGGTGGGCCTGTTCGGCTCGCACTTCAGCGTGGTCGGGATCAAGCCGGTGGTGATCCCCTCCTCGGTGCTGGGCGCCTTCGGCATCGCGGTGGCGATCGGCCTCTTCTTCGGCAGCTACCCGGCCAACCGGGCCGCCTCGCTGCGCCCCATCGACGCCCTGCGGCACGAGTGA
- a CDS encoding ABC transporter ATP-binding protein, with protein sequence MARRSRAQAPASPEAEAAQQVPPPVIQVRHLTKSYGHGDATVHALRGPDDPQTGQPLGVSLDIEQGDFVAVMGSSGSGKSTLMNILGCLDIPTKGRYLLDGTDVGHLDETQLSLVRNRKIGFIFQSFNLVPRTTALAQVELPLAYAGVRAAERRKRALAALALVGLSGRADHKPNQLSGGQQQRVAVARALVTAPAMLLADEPTGNLDSRSTEEVLTIIDGLNTTGRTVVLITHEDEVAEHAKRVIRLVDGQIISDVRQGPVVGPPPVLARQLAAQPAAALIGGRP encoded by the coding sequence ATGGCCCGCCGTTCCCGCGCCCAGGCACCAGCAAGTCCGGAGGCCGAGGCGGCCCAGCAGGTGCCGCCCCCGGTCATCCAGGTCCGCCACCTCACCAAGTCCTACGGTCACGGCGACGCGACGGTGCACGCCCTGCGCGGCCCCGACGACCCGCAGACCGGTCAGCCGCTCGGCGTCAGCCTGGACATCGAACAGGGTGACTTCGTTGCGGTGATGGGCAGTTCGGGCTCCGGCAAGTCCACCCTGATGAACATCCTCGGCTGCCTGGACATCCCGACCAAGGGTCGCTACCTGCTGGACGGGACCGACGTCGGCCACCTGGACGAGACGCAGCTGTCGCTGGTCCGCAACCGCAAGATCGGCTTCATCTTCCAGTCGTTCAACCTGGTGCCGCGCACCACCGCGCTGGCCCAGGTCGAGCTCCCGCTCGCCTATGCGGGTGTGCGGGCGGCCGAGCGGCGCAAGCGGGCGCTGGCCGCACTCGCCCTGGTGGGCCTGTCAGGCCGGGCCGACCACAAGCCCAACCAGCTGTCCGGTGGCCAGCAGCAGCGCGTGGCCGTGGCCCGCGCGCTGGTCACCGCGCCGGCGATGCTGCTGGCCGACGAGCCGACCGGCAACCTGGACAGCCGCTCCACCGAAGAGGTACTGACCATCATCGACGGACTGAACACCACCGGACGAACGGTCGTGCTGATCACTCACGAGGACGAGGTGGCCGAACACGCCAAGCGGGTCATCCGCCTGGTGGACGGGCAGATCATCTCCGACGTGCGGCAGGGCCCGGTGGTCGGTCCGCCGCCGGTGCTGGCCCGCCAACTCGCCGCGCAGCCGGCCGCCGCGCTGATCGGGGGACGACCGTGA
- a CDS encoding biotin/lipoyl-binding protein, protein MKVLPRRRGAVLVNSVLGVALLAGGALAYTTVNSTSSAAAGKPLARTATVSKGTVLATVSGSGTLSSPTDAGENFVTGGKLTAVKVSVGDTVTQGEVLATVDTTAAQQALDAANGALTEAQAGLASAQANLTKAQAGTTTTTTVPVGSTGAVQASWVQSSPSPSASDSPTASPSPIASASSPATHGSGSRSGGGSTPVTAAPVSSTDSSSGGSSGTSGNSNSGSTGSNTGNSSNSNSGGSSDNSGSGGNARSDVPAPQTTTITTTKVDPAAVAQAQQQVTQAQQQVATAQTGVTNAQTALAGTTLTASVGGTVASISNKVGDTVAGTGSSTDSSGGAGGSSAGSSSSKTTSASTSSTPSGFIVITNPTGMQVTADFSELDSLKLKKGEAATVTLNAQSSTTLSASVLSVSSLPVSSGSSSAGAAGSAVQYGAVLQINGDTSALRTGLSATISVVTGEADNALSVPATALSGTGTSRTATLVKPDGTTSRVDVTVGVVGDTTVQVVSGLNQGDKVQLASATSGGSNGFPSGAFPGGFGGGAGGGGGRGGAGGAGGGAGGGGGRGGN, encoded by the coding sequence ATGAAGGTCCTCCCGCGACGGCGTGGCGCCGTCCTCGTCAACTCAGTGCTCGGTGTGGCCCTCCTGGCGGGGGGCGCCCTGGCGTACACCACCGTGAACAGCACCAGCAGCGCCGCTGCCGGCAAGCCCCTGGCCAGGACGGCGACCGTGAGCAAGGGGACGGTCCTGGCCACGGTGTCCGGATCCGGCACCCTGTCCTCACCCACCGACGCCGGCGAGAACTTCGTCACCGGGGGCAAGCTGACCGCCGTCAAGGTGTCGGTCGGTGACACGGTGACCCAGGGCGAGGTGCTGGCCACCGTCGACACCACGGCCGCTCAGCAGGCGCTGGACGCCGCGAACGGCGCGCTGACCGAGGCGCAGGCCGGGTTGGCCTCGGCCCAGGCCAACCTGACGAAGGCACAGGCGGGGACCACCACGACCACCACTGTGCCGGTCGGCAGCACCGGAGCCGTCCAGGCCTCCTGGGTCCAGTCGAGCCCGAGCCCCTCGGCGTCCGACAGCCCGACGGCGAGCCCGTCCCCGATCGCCTCGGCCAGCTCGCCCGCCACGCACGGCTCCGGTAGCCGCAGCGGTGGCGGCTCGACTCCCGTCACGGCGGCGCCCGTCAGCAGCACGGACAGCTCCAGTGGCGGCTCCAGTGGCACCTCCGGCAACAGCAACTCCGGTAGCACCGGCAGCAACACGGGCAACAGCAGCAACAGCAACAGTGGCGGCAGCAGCGACAACTCCGGCAGCGGCGGCAACGCCCGCTCCGATGTCCCGGCCCCGCAGACCACCACCATCACCACCACCAAGGTCGACCCGGCCGCCGTCGCCCAGGCCCAGCAGCAGGTGACCCAGGCCCAGCAGCAGGTCGCCACCGCGCAGACCGGTGTCACCAACGCGCAGACGGCGCTGGCGGGCACCACGCTGACCGCCTCGGTCGGCGGCACGGTCGCCTCGATCTCCAACAAGGTCGGCGACACGGTGGCGGGCACCGGTTCCAGCACCGACTCCAGCGGCGGGGCGGGCGGTTCGAGCGCGGGATCGAGCAGCAGCAAGACCACCTCCGCCTCGACCTCCTCGACGCCCAGCGGCTTCATCGTCATCACCAACCCGACCGGCATGCAGGTCACCGCCGACTTCTCCGAGCTCGACTCGCTCAAGCTGAAGAAGGGCGAGGCGGCCACCGTCACGCTCAACGCGCAGTCCTCCACCACGCTCAGCGCCTCGGTGCTGTCGGTCAGTTCGCTGCCGGTGTCCAGCGGCAGCAGCAGCGCCGGTGCCGCCGGCAGCGCGGTCCAGTACGGCGCGGTGCTGCAGATCAACGGCGACACCAGCGCGCTGCGCACCGGCCTGAGCGCGACCATCTCGGTGGTCACCGGCGAGGCCGACAACGCGCTCTCCGTCCCGGCGACGGCGCTCTCGGGCACCGGCACCTCCCGCACCGCGACCCTGGTGAAGCCGGACGGCACCACCTCGCGGGTGGACGTGACGGTCGGCGTGGTGGGTGACACCACCGTGCAGGTGGTCTCGGGCCTCAACCAGGGCGACAAGGTGCAGTTGGCCTCCGCGACCAGCGGTGGCAGCAACGGCTTCCCGAGCGGTGCGTTCCCGGGCGGCTTCGGCGGTGGCGCGGGCGGTGGTGGCGGCCGTGGTGGCGCGGGCGGCGCGGGTGGCGGCGCCGGTGGCGGCGGCGGTCGGGGCGGCAACTGA
- a CDS encoding VOC family protein, whose product MSSIVRSITFDCIDPLALAGFWCEATGRTVYNDGTQSEPEYLLAAPEGTGGANLLFIAVPEGKTTKNRIHLDLQPADRSRDEEVIRLLALGATLLDDQRRPDGTGWVVLADPEGNELCVERSAAERASTGG is encoded by the coding sequence TTGTCGTCCATCGTCCGCAGCATCACCTTCGACTGCATCGACCCCTTGGCGCTGGCCGGCTTCTGGTGCGAGGCCACCGGACGGACCGTGTACAACGACGGCACCCAGAGCGAGCCGGAGTACCTGCTGGCCGCCCCCGAGGGGACGGGCGGGGCCAACCTGCTCTTCATAGCCGTCCCCGAGGGCAAGACCACGAAGAACCGGATCCACCTCGACCTGCAGCCCGCGGACCGCAGCCGGGACGAGGAGGTCATCCGCCTGCTCGCCCTCGGCGCCACCCTGCTCGACGACCAGCGCCGGCCCGACGGCACCGGCTGGGTGGTCCTGGCCGACCCCGAGGGCAACGAGCTGTGCGTCGAACGCAGCGCGGCCGAGCGGGCATCGACCGGCGGGTGA
- the hisC gene encoding histidinol-phosphate transaminase, whose translation MSGTAAQGPRLRPSLDGIPTYKPGKPAGADAFKLSSNENPYEPLPGVLEAALAAAGSFNRYPDMAVTELTAELAQRFGVPAEHISTGPGSVGVAQSLVCATAGPGDEVIFAWRSFEAYPIIVQVAGATPVPVPLTATEEHDLDAMLAAITPRTRLIFVCNPNNPTGATIHRAELERFLDAVPSDILVVVDEAYREFIRDERVPDGVELYRERPNVCVLRTFSKAYGLAGLRVGFAIAHEEVATALRKTALPFGVSQLAQDAAVASLRAEEALMERVEALVAERTRVLAALAAQGWTAVESQANFVWLRLGERTLDFAALCAASGVIVRPFAGEGVRVSIGEVAGNDLFLAAAEAFRKELLAG comes from the coding sequence GTGAGCGGTACGGCAGCGCAGGGCCCGCGGCTTCGCCCGAGCCTGGACGGTATCCCCACCTACAAGCCCGGCAAGCCGGCTGGCGCCGACGCGTTCAAACTGTCCTCCAACGAGAACCCCTACGAGCCGCTGCCCGGCGTCCTGGAGGCCGCGCTGGCCGCCGCCGGTTCGTTCAACCGCTACCCCGACATGGCCGTCACCGAGCTGACCGCCGAGCTGGCGCAGCGCTTCGGCGTGCCCGCCGAGCACATCTCCACCGGCCCCGGCTCGGTCGGCGTGGCCCAGTCGCTGGTCTGCGCCACGGCGGGGCCGGGCGACGAGGTGATCTTCGCCTGGCGCTCCTTCGAGGCCTACCCGATCATCGTCCAGGTGGCCGGGGCCACCCCGGTGCCGGTCCCGCTGACCGCCACCGAGGAGCACGACCTCGACGCGATGCTCGCCGCGATCACCCCGCGCACCCGGCTGATCTTCGTCTGCAACCCGAACAACCCGACCGGCGCCACCATCCACCGCGCCGAGCTGGAGCGGTTCCTGGACGCGGTGCCCAGCGACATCCTGGTCGTGGTCGACGAGGCCTACCGCGAGTTCATCCGCGACGAGCGGGTGCCGGACGGCGTCGAGCTCTACCGGGAGCGGCCCAACGTCTGCGTGCTGCGCACCTTCTCCAAGGCCTACGGTCTGGCCGGTCTGCGGGTGGGCTTCGCCATCGCGCACGAGGAGGTGGCCACCGCGCTGCGCAAGACCGCGCTGCCGTTCGGCGTCAGCCAGCTCGCCCAGGACGCGGCGGTCGCCTCGCTGCGTGCCGAGGAGGCGCTGATGGAGCGGGTGGAGGCGCTGGTCGCCGAGCGCACCCGGGTGCTGGCGGCGCTGGCCGCCCAGGGCTGGACGGCGGTGGAGTCGCAGGCCAACTTCGTCTGGCTGCGGCTGGGCGAGCGGACCCTCGACTTCGCGGCGCTCTGCGCGGCCTCCGGCGTGATCGTGCGGCCGTTCGCGGGCGAGGGCGTGCGGGTGTCGATCGGCGAGGTGGCGGGCAACGACCTGTTCCTCGCGGCGGCGGAGGCGTTCCGCAAGGAGCTGCTCGCGGGCTGA
- a CDS encoding LacI family DNA-binding transcriptional regulator, translating into MTAAANQSGRRPTTSRRLERAGIRDVAAAAGVSITTVSDALNGKGRLPDETRSRVREVAERLGYRPSAAARTLRTGRSGLIGLTVTTYGEEPFTFTEFAYFAEMARAATSAALGRGYALVVLPASSRHDVWSNVALDGTVVIDPADQDPLVSELYRSGVPVVSDGKPGNCPVTAWVDNDHEAAVLGILDHLSEAGARRIGLLTGTSTDTYTRLSTDAYLGWCERVGQEPVYEAYPAHDPAAGAVAADRLLARPDRPDAVYGLFDPNGTDLLAAARRYGLRVPEDLLLVCCSESDVYAGTEPPITTLSLKPRRIGTTVVNLLIDAIEGVDSSSGVTADTPTAGARLFPPRYRTAGTGPPPGTLMPTELIVRASSQRRSPRTTVSPPRTPGEV; encoded by the coding sequence ATGACAGCAGCAGCCAATCAGAGCGGTCGGCGACCCACCACCTCACGACGTCTGGAACGGGCCGGCATCCGGGATGTGGCAGCAGCCGCCGGAGTGTCGATCACCACCGTCTCGGACGCCCTGAACGGAAAGGGCCGTCTGCCCGACGAAACCCGCAGCCGGGTGCGCGAGGTCGCCGAGCGCCTCGGCTACCGGCCGTCCGCCGCCGCCCGCACGCTGCGCACCGGCCGGTCCGGCCTGATCGGCCTGACCGTCACCACCTACGGCGAGGAACCGTTCACCTTCACCGAGTTCGCCTACTTCGCCGAGATGGCCAGAGCCGCCACCAGCGCCGCGCTCGGCCGCGGCTACGCACTGGTGGTGCTGCCCGCCTCCTCGCGCCACGACGTGTGGAGCAACGTGGCGCTGGACGGCACCGTGGTGATCGACCCGGCCGACCAGGACCCGCTGGTCAGCGAGCTGTACCGATCGGGCGTCCCGGTGGTCAGCGACGGCAAGCCGGGCAACTGCCCGGTCACCGCCTGGGTGGACAACGACCACGAGGCCGCCGTGCTGGGGATCCTGGACCACCTCAGCGAGGCCGGCGCACGCCGGATCGGCCTGCTCACCGGCACCAGCACCGACACCTACACCCGGCTGTCCACCGACGCCTACCTCGGCTGGTGCGAGCGGGTCGGCCAGGAGCCGGTCTACGAGGCCTACCCGGCCCACGACCCGGCCGCCGGGGCGGTGGCCGCCGACCGGCTGCTGGCCCGCCCGGACCGCCCGGACGCGGTCTACGGGCTCTTCGACCCCAACGGCACCGACCTGCTGGCCGCCGCCCGCCGCTACGGCCTGCGGGTGCCCGAGGACCTGCTGCTGGTCTGCTGCAGCGAGAGCGACGTCTACGCCGGCACCGAACCACCGATCACCACCCTGTCGCTCAAGCCGCGCCGGATCGGCACCACCGTCGTCAACCTGCTGATCGACGCGATCGAGGGGGTCGACTCCAGCTCCGGAGTCACCGCGGACACCCCCACGGCGGGCGCCCGGCTCTTCCCGCCCCGCTACCGCACCGCCGGCACCGGCCCACCGCCCGGCACCCTGATGCCCACCGAGCTGATCGTGCGGGCCTCCTCACAGCGGCGCAGTCCCCGAACCACCGTCAGCCCGCCGCGCACTCCGGGCGAGGTCTAG
- a CDS encoding metallophosphoesterase — translation MTPEDRFPGPELPQSGPHPQQDLDVLPYGSYFEPNPPSEYQNSPGEQSAGGPDATYSGYGGARYLEQHWPVSGHPIGQGPAYASFLAAERGGNQGQAPAQDDPPTIELGPPITEENPYATPYQPPPADPGPIGPLYVVGDVHGYLDELLAALHQQGLVDGEGHWSAGRSRVWFLGDFTDRGPDGIGVINLVMQLAAEAAAAGGYCRALMGNHELLFLGAHRYGDEPVQSTAGTASFRAAWLLNGGQQHDLERLEGHHISWLSRLPAIALEDGHLLLHSDTTAYLEFGDSIDEVNDAVHDLLADEGADEWWDAFRRFTKRFAFRGDGGPMAAGELLGTYGGHRVVHGHSPIPYLTGEANSDSGERPYVPGPYIYADELAVAMDGGVTMEGRLLVARLPVD, via the coding sequence ATGACACCCGAGGACCGCTTCCCCGGGCCTGAGCTGCCCCAGTCAGGCCCCCACCCGCAGCAGGACCTCGACGTGCTGCCGTACGGCTCGTACTTCGAGCCCAACCCCCCTTCGGAATACCAGAATTCGCCCGGCGAGCAGAGCGCGGGCGGGCCGGACGCCACGTACAGCGGGTACGGCGGCGCGCGCTACCTGGAGCAGCACTGGCCGGTGTCGGGCCACCCGATCGGGCAGGGACCGGCCTACGCCTCCTTCCTCGCCGCCGAGCGTGGCGGCAACCAGGGACAGGCCCCCGCCCAGGACGACCCGCCGACCATCGAGCTCGGTCCGCCGATCACCGAGGAGAACCCGTACGCGACGCCGTACCAGCCCCCGCCCGCCGACCCGGGCCCGATCGGCCCGCTCTACGTCGTCGGTGACGTGCACGGCTACCTGGACGAGCTGCTCGCCGCGCTGCACCAGCAGGGCCTGGTGGACGGCGAGGGCCACTGGTCGGCCGGGCGCTCGCGGGTCTGGTTCCTGGGCGACTTCACCGACCGCGGACCCGACGGCATCGGCGTGATCAACCTGGTGATGCAGCTGGCCGCCGAGGCGGCCGCGGCCGGCGGCTACTGCCGGGCCCTGATGGGCAATCACGAACTGCTCTTCCTCGGCGCCCACCGCTACGGCGACGAGCCGGTGCAGTCCACCGCCGGCACCGCCTCGTTCCGCGCCGCCTGGCTGCTCAACGGCGGCCAGCAGCACGACCTGGAGCGGCTGGAGGGCCACCACATCAGCTGGCTCTCCCGGCTGCCGGCGATCGCGCTGGAGGACGGCCACCTGCTGCTGCACTCGGACACCACCGCGTACCTGGAGTTCGGCGACTCGATCGACGAGGTCAACGACGCCGTCCACGACCTGCTCGCGGACGAGGGCGCGGACGAGTGGTGGGACGCCTTCCGCCGGTTCACCAAGCGCTTCGCCTTCCGCGGCGACGGCGGCCCGATGGCGGCCGGCGAGCTGCTGGGCACCTACGGCGGCCACCGGGTGGTGCACGGGCACAGCCCGATCCCCTACCTGACCGGCGAGGCGAACTCGGACAGCGGCGAGCGGCCGTACGTGCCGGGCCCGTACATCTACGCGGACGAGCTGGCGGTGGCGATGGACGGCGGGGTGACCATGGAGGGCCGCCTGCTGGTGGCCCGGCTGCCGGTGGACTGA
- a CDS encoding GNAT family N-acetyltransferase, with product MSAQPSRPSALAAFRAGFARRQAAELLEVPGGVVVRDHAFALSHEHNQLLVDGAIDPTALPEPVTLPEPAALPEPAALPELAERHLGDLRYRRINVLDEALGAACTPVLLAAGYQRDTELLMARSTSGVALPAVPAREVEPADFRDALLGQLHTWMPGPAQAELRAQLADRRTARRRGAPDVRFLACYTDQGEVAAWADLYLDPDAGLAQLEDVVTADAHTRQGHGDTLLTTALARAAAAGCGELFLLADAADWPRQWYARRGFEVLGRSYAFVLRQGSGG from the coding sequence ATGTCAGCTCAGCCGTCCCGTCCCAGCGCCCTCGCCGCCTTCCGCGCCGGCTTCGCCCGCCGCCAGGCCGCCGAGCTGCTGGAGGTGCCCGGCGGGGTGGTCGTGCGCGATCACGCCTTCGCGCTCTCCCACGAGCACAACCAGCTGCTGGTGGACGGCGCCATCGACCCGACGGCCCTGCCCGAGCCGGTCACCCTGCCCGAGCCGGCCGCCCTGCCCGAGCCGGCCGCCCTGCCCGAGCTGGCCGAACGCCACCTCGGGGACCTGCGCTACCGGCGGATCAACGTGCTGGACGAGGCTCTGGGCGCCGCCTGCACGCCGGTGCTGCTGGCCGCCGGGTATCAGCGGGACACCGAGCTGCTGATGGCCCGCTCGACCTCCGGCGTCGCCCTGCCTGCCGTCCCCGCCCGAGAAGTCGAGCCGGCCGACTTCCGGGACGCGTTGCTGGGGCAGCTCCACACCTGGATGCCGGGCCCCGCACAGGCCGAGCTGCGCGCCCAACTCGCCGACCGGCGCACCGCCCGGCGCCGCGGCGCCCCGGACGTACGCTTCCTCGCCTGCTACACCGACCAGGGGGAGGTGGCGGCCTGGGCCGATCTCTACCTCGACCCGGACGCGGGGCTGGCGCAGCTGGAGGACGTGGTGACGGCCGACGCCCACACCCGCCAGGGCCACGGGGACACGCTGCTGACCACCGCGCTGGCGCGGGCCGCGGCGGCGGGCTGCGGCGAGCTGTTCCTGCTCGCGGACGCGGCCGACTGGCCACGGCAGTGGTACGCGCGGCGGGGCTTCGAGGTGCTCGGGCGCAGCTACGCCTTCGTGCTGCGCCAGGGCTCGGGTGGCTGA
- a CDS encoding GNAT family N-acetyltransferase, translating to MELIVCDVAPGQVELERDVAPLIRLLRPGLGRGEFAAYAAEAHAQGLVFTAAYDPRGRCLAVAAHRVLATSRGRLLFVDDLVTDPDVRSGGVGSHLLAELAERARQAGCVRLELDSGVSNHGAHRFYHGRRMAIVAFHFAHEL from the coding sequence ATGGAGTTGATCGTCTGTGATGTGGCGCCCGGTCAGGTGGAGCTGGAGCGGGACGTCGCGCCGCTGATCCGGTTGCTGCGACCGGGCCTGGGCCGCGGTGAGTTCGCCGCCTATGCCGCTGAGGCGCACGCGCAGGGTCTGGTCTTCACGGCCGCCTACGACCCGCGCGGACGCTGCCTGGCGGTGGCGGCGCACCGGGTGCTGGCCACCAGCCGGGGTCGGCTGCTCTTCGTGGACGACCTGGTCACCGACCCGGACGTGCGCTCCGGCGGGGTCGGCTCGCACCTGCTGGCGGAGCTGGCGGAGCGGGCCCGCCAGGCCGGCTGCGTGCGGCTGGAGCTGGACTCGGGCGTCTCCAACCACGGTGCGCACCGCTTCTACCACGGGCGACGGATGGCGATCGTGGCCTTCCACTTCGCGCACGAGCTCTAG
- a CDS encoding NUDIX hydrolase: MAIPPFLAELRALVGSRPLWLSTVCTVVLDDQDRVLLGRRADTGAWALVGGIIDPGEQPAEAAVRECYEETGVHVVPELLTSVTVSPKVTYPNGDRTQYLEVTFRCRAVGGEARVNDEESLEVAWFAQDALPALDEYNRERLKLALECTGPAAFNLPGAPTTGPSDLTLRHFPA; encoded by the coding sequence ATGGCTATTCCTCCCTTCCTCGCTGAGCTGCGCGCTCTGGTCGGCAGCCGTCCGCTGTGGCTCTCCACCGTCTGCACCGTCGTCCTGGACGACCAGGACCGGGTACTGCTCGGCCGGCGGGCCGACACCGGTGCCTGGGCGCTGGTCGGCGGCATCATCGACCCCGGTGAGCAGCCCGCCGAGGCGGCGGTGCGCGAGTGCTACGAGGAGACCGGCGTGCACGTGGTCCCGGAACTGCTCACCTCGGTCACGGTCTCGCCGAAGGTCACCTACCCGAACGGCGACCGCACCCAGTACCTGGAGGTCACCTTCCGCTGCCGCGCGGTGGGCGGCGAGGCCCGGGTGAACGACGAGGAGTCGCTGGAGGTGGCCTGGTTTGCACAGGACGCGCTGCCCGCGCTGGACGAGTACAACCGCGAGCGGCTGAAGCTGGCGCTGGAGTGCACGGGTCCGGCGGCGTTCAACCTGCCCGGCGCACCGACCACCGGACCCAGCGACCTGACTCTCCGTCACTTCCCCGCTTAG
- a CDS encoding MarR family winged helix-turn-helix transcriptional regulator, producing the protein MKQVHNATEQPTRGLAQDADDCLFDPRIRTVLSEFTLGSDTLTLEAAAAIRAASHSVERLRSRGAQGRGLSSGALDILIRLGATTGEALSIGDLARSADVSSRNVTGLVDTLEREGLAERVPDPHDRRSVLTRITPAGRGWLDTFREPVQRAMAGVFQGFTPADLTQLRHLCLRVVENQQRLEHYLAQTEDVLR; encoded by the coding sequence ATGAAGCAGGTACATAACGCAACCGAGCAGCCCACCCGCGGTCTGGCCCAGGACGCCGACGACTGCCTCTTCGACCCCCGGATCCGCACCGTGCTGTCCGAGTTCACCCTCGGCAGCGACACCCTCACCCTGGAGGCCGCGGCCGCGATCCGGGCCGCCTCGCACTCCGTGGAGCGGCTGCGCAGTCGCGGCGCCCAGGGCCGCGGCCTGAGCTCCGGCGCCCTGGACATCCTGATCCGCCTGGGCGCCACCACCGGTGAGGCGCTGAGCATCGGCGACCTGGCCCGGTCCGCCGACGTCAGCTCGCGCAACGTCACCGGCCTGGTCGACACCCTGGAGCGCGAGGGCCTGGCCGAGCGGGTGCCCGACCCGCACGACCGCCGCTCGGTGCTCACCCGGATCACCCCGGCGGGCCGCGGCTGGCTCGACACCTTCCGCGAGCCCGTCCAACGGGCCATGGCGGGGGTGTTCCAGGGCTTCACCCCCGCCGACCTGACCCAACTGCGGCACCTGTGCCTGCGGGTGGTGGAGAACCAGCAGCGGCTCGAGCACTACCTGGCGCAGACCGAGGACGTGCTGCGCTGA